The Thermus brockianus genome window below encodes:
- a CDS encoding YhjD/YihY/BrkB family envelope integrity protein gives MFRRLLALYTEAHVPFFAAALAYYALLSLMPLLFLLVGVFGLVLAGNPLWQKELQEALEGLTLSLFPARPELAQDLLRFLSQSAFPLTLGSGLLFLWSGSNFFAALSYALGLLFGRPPGVRHRLLGLFMPFLLGLALILLSLLGLGLGFVLRYLPPVWRDLLGPLEVLLPLFSAFFLFLVTYAFFRGVRGLRDLLPLSVGAGMAALLFEGVRLGLPKLLPRSQYELLYGPLAGFVLALLGLYLVLLSLLLGALVARVLED, from the coding sequence CCTCGCCTACTACGCCCTTCTCTCCCTCATGCCCCTTCTTTTCCTCCTGGTGGGGGTTTTTGGCCTGGTATTGGCGGGGAACCCCCTTTGGCAAAAGGAGCTCCAGGAAGCCCTGGAGGGGCTCACCTTGTCCCTTTTCCCCGCCCGGCCCGAGCTCGCCCAGGACCTCCTCCGCTTCCTTTCGCAAAGCGCCTTTCCCCTCACCCTGGGAAGCGGCCTCCTTTTCCTTTGGTCCGGGAGCAACTTCTTCGCCGCCCTGAGCTACGCCTTGGGCCTCCTCTTCGGCCGGCCCCCGGGGGTGCGTCACCGGCTTTTAGGCCTTTTCATGCCCTTTCTCCTCGGCCTCGCCCTCATCCTCCTCTCCCTTTTGGGGTTGGGCCTGGGCTTTGTCCTCCGCTACCTACCCCCGGTCTGGCGGGACCTTCTGGGCCCCTTGGAGGTCCTTCTGCCCCTCTTTTCCGCCTTTTTCCTCTTCCTTGTCACCTACGCCTTTTTCCGCGGGGTGCGGGGCCTACGGGACCTCCTTCCCTTAAGCGTGGGGGCGGGGATGGCGGCCCTCCTCTTTGAGGGGGTGCGGCTCGGATTGCCGAAGCTCCTTCCCCGCTCCCAGTACGAGCTCCTCTACGGGCCCCTGGCGGGGTTTGTCCTGGCCCTTTTGGGGCTTTACCTGGTCCTCCTCTCCCTCCTCCTCGGGGCCTTGGTGGCCCGGGTCCTCGAGGACTAG